The genomic DNA GATGATCGACTCTGCGACCGCTGCCGGCTTCTCCGAGTCCTCGATCTCCACGGTGATCGTGGTGGTCGCCTGCACGGCGCTCTCGAGTTGGTTGATCGCGGTGACCTCGCCGCGGGCGCGGATCCTCGCCCCCACCTTGACCGGCGTGATGAAGCGAACCTTGTTGTAGCCGTAGTTCACCGCCAGCGAGATGCCGTCGACGCGGTAGAGGTCATGCGAGAAGTGCGGGAGCAGCGACAGTGTCAGCAGCCCGTGGGCGATGGTGCCGCCGAACGGGCCGTCGGCCGCCTTCTCCGGATCGACGTGAATCCACTGATGATCGTCCGTGGCGTCGGCGAACAGGTTGACGCGCTCCTGGCTGATTTCCATCCACTCGGTCGGGCCGAGTTGGCTGCCCTGTGCCGCTGCAAACTCGTTCAGATCCTTGAAGACTTTCACGCCTGCTCCTCTCGGGGTGATCGCGACGTCGCACGCCGCCCGTAATAGATGTAGCCGCTGCGCGATCTGAACACAATCTCCCATTTGCTGGAAAACCAGGGAATTGGTCGGATTTCGCGCCGAATTTTGCCAGTCGGGTTCATACGCTGGGCTAATAACCGAAATTGCCATTGCAGAGTTTTGACGCGCGTGCACAATTTTTTGCCGCAGGCTTGTGACCTGCGGGTAACCATATTTCACCGCTGGTTTCCTGGCTCGAACGGCCCGATACTGACTGCGCGATTCGCATTAATCCGATGCGAATGAACGGTGGCCGGCGGCGCCGTACTACGCCGCTCGGCTGCCCTACGAATGGGGCAATAAATGAGCGTTCCCAGCCTGGAATTTCACGACTACGCGGCTTTTCGCATGCCCGAGAACATCAGCTGGTGGGACAGGGACTCGAGGTCCACGATGGTCATATCGACCCCGGAACTCGACTCCGCGCTGTGGTCGGAATACCTGTGCTGCGCCGAGCGCAGCTACCGCAAGCACGGCGTCGAGAAGGCGCTCGACGTGGCGGCGATCGCCGACGGGGCGGACACCGCGATCTTCTGGGCACTGGTCGACGACGACGGGGTCATGCTGGGCGGCGTTCGCGCCAAGGGGCCGCTGACGGGAGCCGACGACTCGCACGCCGTGGTGGAGTGGGCGGGCCACGAGGGGTTGCCCATGGTGCGCAAGATGATCGACGACCGGGCGCCGTTCGGCATCCTGGAGATGAAGTCGGCGTGGACGACGGACGATCGGAGCCGGGCGGGCCTGGTGTCCACCGCTCTGGCACGCAGTGGCTTTCACGCACTGGAACTCATGGGCATCCAGTTCTGCATGGCGACCTCCGCGCCTCACATCCTGGAGCGCTGGGGATCGTCGGGCGGCGTGGTGGCCCCCATCCCCGCGGCGGCGTACCCCGACGAGCGCTACCGCACGAAGATGATGTGGTGGGACAGGCGGACGTTCGCCAATCATGCTGACCCCGAACAGTTGTCGAAGATCCTGCGGGAGACCGCGGCGATCGCCTCGCGTCCGGCGATCGCCTTGTAACCGCACGCAACGGCGTCGCGAGCGCTACGGCCGGCCGGATTGCCGAAATCACCGGACCGTCGACCGACCGAGCCGAGGCGGCCCGCGTCCGCCATGGTCGCTCGCCGACACGCACCGGGCGGCTGGCGCAGTAGCCGAGGTGCGCGAGACGTCCGCCGGCGCGGCCGCCCCCTCAGACCTCGTCGACGACCGTCGCGACGGGTAGCCAGGCGCCGGGCTCCCGCCGATCGCCCGCGACCACGCCGCACCGCGGGCTCGGCAACGTCGACGTTGCCGGCAGGTTGCGGTGAGTGGTCGAACCGAAGCGCCCGGGTCGCCAGTCCCTCGAGCACGACGGGCCCCGTCCGTGCACGGCCACTCGCGCAGCGCTCGTCTCCAGCGACGCGCCCGCAGTTGGCCGATACCGAGGTTGCGCGGCCACGATGACCAATCGGTGTCGGTCGCGGGCCGTACGCAGCATGAACACACACGACCGGCGATACTGTCTACACAATGTCCGGAGGAACGCCTCGCGTAAGCCTTGAGCGGCTGGTGACCGACGTCGCCGTCGACCTCATGGCGTCGAATGCGGCCACCTCCGTACCGGTGGCCCGCAAGGTGCTCGCGATGCTCGTCGCGTACTTCGACGTCGACGTCAGCTTCCTGCGCTACAACGACCATTCCATTCGGGCATCCCTGCTGGTGGCCGAATGGCCCGAGCGCCTGGACGTACCCGACCCCGACCCGCTCGGCGTCGTCTACTTCGCCGACGCCGACCCCGTGTTCGCGGCGTCGGAGCACGGCAAGAAGCCACTGGTGTTCCGGCCCGAGAACGAGGACTACCAACGGCGCATCGAGGAGGCGCGCACGGTCCCCCAGACGTCGATGGCCGCAGCACCGCTGGTGTCGGGCGACCTCACGACCGGGGTGCTCGGCTTCGTGAAGTTCGGCGATCGCGAGTGGCGGCCGGAGGAACTCAACGCGCTCGAGGCCATCGGATCGCTGTTCGCGCAGGTGCAGGCACGGGTGAAGGCCGAGGATCAGCTCCGTCACCGCGCCGAGCACGATGACCTGACCGGCCTGTGCAACCGGCGCGCGCTGCTCGACCACCTGGCGGCCAGGCTGGCGCCGGGTCGCCCGGGTCCGGTCGCGACGCTGTACTTCGACCTCGACCGGCTCAAGACCATCAACGACTACCTCGGACACACGGCAGGCGACTGGTTCATCCGGGTTCTCGCCGACCGGCTCCAGCAGAGCACCAAGCGCCCCAGCGTCATCGCACGCCTCGGCGGCGACGAATTCGTAGTCGTGCCGACCGAGCCGACGTCGGCCACCGAAGCCGAGGAACTCGCCGAACACCTGCTGAGCGTGCTGCGCGAGCGCGTTGCCATCGACGGCGAGATGCTCACCCGCACCGTCAGCATCGGCGTCGCGCTCGGCGTTCCCGGTCGCGACACCACCAAGGAACTCCTGCGCAGAGCCGATCAGGCGTTGATGACCGCCAAGGCCGAGGGCGGCAACCGCGTCGCGGCGGCCACCGAGGAAATGGCCCTGGAGTCGGAGTTCCGCAACGACATCGAGTTGCACCTGCAGAACGTCATCGAGAACGGGGCCCTGTTCCTGCGTTACCTGCCCGAGGTCGACATGCGCACCGGACGGGTGCTCGCCACCGAGGCCCTGGTCCGGTGGGAACACCCCACCCGAGGCCTGCTGTCCCCGGCCTCGTTCATCGCGGTGGCCGAGTCCATCAACCTGGCCGGTGAACTCGGCCGGTGGGTGATGCGCACCGCCTGCGCGGAGTTCGCGCGGTGGCGCGCCACGGGCGTCGCGGACGACGTGGTGCTGCGGCTGAACGTCTCCCCCGTGCAGCTCGTCGCCGGGGGATTCGTCGAGTCGGTGGCCGGCATCCTCGCCGAGTTCGACCTGCCCCGCGGGTCGGTGTGCGTCGAGATCACCGAGAGCGTGGTGGTGCACGACCTGGAGACCACGAGCAT from Mycolicibacterium arabiense includes the following:
- a CDS encoding MaoC family dehydratase, with protein sequence MKVFKDLNEFAAAQGSQLGPTEWMEISQERVNLFADATDDHQWIHVDPEKAADGPFGGTIAHGLLTLSLLPHFSHDLYRVDGISLAVNYGYNKVRFITPVKVGARIRARGEVTAINQLESAVQATTTITVEIEDSEKPAAVAESIIRYIA
- a CDS encoding putative bifunctional diguanylate cyclase/phosphodiesterase, with protein sequence MSGGTPRVSLERLVTDVAVDLMASNAATSVPVARKVLAMLVAYFDVDVSFLRYNDHSIRASLLVAEWPERLDVPDPDPLGVVYFADADPVFAASEHGKKPLVFRPENEDYQRRIEEARTVPQTSMAAAPLVSGDLTTGVLGFVKFGDREWRPEELNALEAIGSLFAQVQARVKAEDQLRHRAEHDDLTGLCNRRALLDHLAARLAPGRPGPVATLYFDLDRLKTINDYLGHTAGDWFIRVLADRLQQSTKRPSVIARLGGDEFVVVPTEPTSATEAEELAEHLLSVLRERVAIDGEMLTRTVSIGVALGVPGRDTTKELLRRADQALMTAKAEGGNRVAAATEEMALESEFRNDIELHLQNVIENGALFLRYLPEVDMRTGRVLATEALVRWEHPTRGLLSPASFIAVAESINLAGELGRWVMRTACAEFARWRATGVADDVVLRLNVSPVQLVAGGFVESVAGILAEFDLPRGSVCVEITESVVVHDLETTSITLAGLREAGVKVAIDDFGTGYSVFAHLKQLPVDVLKIDRSFVTDLGRNPDDLAIVRAIIALADAFGLQLVAEGVETEAAAQTLLRHGCRRAQGFLLSEPLAGDEMLALLEEGGVSVHFPAVPGT